One region of Candidatus Epulonipiscium sp. genomic DNA includes:
- a CDS encoding starch-binding protein produces the protein MKEGFRRRLSIIVTLILTFVTIMGGIQYDTPKAFATTNGTTVHFYKPSDWGKVNIYYYDDGGEAQAWPGESMNSTGGNWYEFRIDSMKAPNVIFNDGAGRQIPGQNQPGISITSEIWYKDGKITSNNPDLPKGDISINIEKPDFWDEIWIWYDGDLSTPAWDTTVLRSSPGDMENYRVNWYTKKIKSTDKVEFLFNDGTWNKKLDNNGRDFETTKDIWIKKDGTILYEDPIKDIKPVSIELDGVSMMDVGDTITITSTIVYNDGTRVQKDVNWIIDDSSLASIANLISKETKITAIKAGELSLTATFEDLTATKKISITEIEVSDEYIKVFFKSPWDTAKIYYWATEPALPSVNWPGVNMTLEGDGWYSYTLDGIEAANLIFNNGYGSQTEDLKRTSGEWFYYNNSWTDKDPRIDITPPIITANPKPGIYEEDTLILSLTAKDNADINPKIYYTTDGSEPTINSDLYKEDIIINKDTIIKAIAVDKAGNTSTVYVLEYTLNQDTTPPVVVANPPSGRYLTAQNVTFTVSDNKDSSPKLYLSTDGRTPELTDVFLYNGQTIALNKDTVIRTIAIDASGNKTENYFTYNIGEYKSEDFREETIYFVMTTRFYDGDPSNNVHCWDDEQAKNPDSDPAWRGDFKGLTEKLDYIKALGFSAIWVTPPVKNASGYDYHGYHAINFSEIDPRYKTKYDNSAEEAYQKFIDAAHSKGMKVIQDIVLNHTGNFGEENIFPMFTRNDTTGLNEPIEEALTRIDNGRLPDNYDSLNPNIQYGARIDAMKEDKNDINHIYHHEKSLDWEGYTCQTGQIAGDCVDLNTENPYVADYLVDAYAKYINMGVDAFRIDTVKHVSRLTFNNEFIPKLQAVGGENFYMFGEVCTRVRDVWNRDNPALSTPFYTWKESKNYSWGDRLTNEASVEQNYYDNQSVSTQPSSDNTFLRGNTYHTPDISMKSGLDVIDFPMHWNFADARDAFRVAIYGDSTYNDATWNVVYVDSHDYAPDCAPENQRFALGQDVWAENLSLTFTFRGIPCLYYGSEIEFQKGKPIDVGPNAPLSQTGRAYFGDYIEGNVQVSDFGVYSNATGTMAETLSHPLAQHITRLNRIRREIPALQKGQYSVQDINGGGMAFKRRYTENGVDSFALVTISGNATFNNIPNGKYVDAITGQVIHVTNGSLSANCNGKGNMRIFVLDTPQNPAPGKIGNDTRYLY, from the coding sequence ATGAAAGAAGGTTTTAGGAGGAGGCTTAGTATAATTGTAACGCTGATACTTACATTTGTTACAATTATGGGGGGAATCCAGTATGATACCCCAAAAGCATTTGCAACAACCAATGGCACAACGGTACATTTTTATAAGCCGTCGGATTGGGGCAAAGTTAATATTTATTATTATGATGATGGTGGGGAAGCACAGGCTTGGCCAGGGGAATCGATGAATTCTACAGGGGGGAATTGGTATGAATTCAGAATAGATTCTATGAAAGCTCCTAATGTTATTTTTAATGATGGGGCGGGAAGACAGATTCCAGGCCAAAATCAACCAGGCATATCTATAACATCTGAAATATGGTATAAAGATGGTAAAATAACTTCGAATAATCCTGATTTGCCTAAAGGAGATATTAGTATAAATATCGAAAAACCAGATTTTTGGGATGAAATATGGATATGGTATGATGGGGATTTATCAACCCCGGCATGGGATACTACTGTATTAAGAAGTTCGCCTGGGGATATGGAGAACTATAGGGTAAATTGGTATACAAAAAAGATTAAAAGTACTGATAAAGTAGAGTTTTTATTTAATGATGGAACATGGAATAAAAAGCTAGATAACAATGGACGAGATTTTGAAACTACTAAAGATATTTGGATTAAGAAAGATGGAACAATACTCTATGAGGACCCGATAAAAGATATAAAGCCAGTTTCAATTGAACTTGATGGGGTATCCATGATGGATGTAGGGGATACGATTACAATAACATCTACAATAGTTTATAATGATGGGACGAGGGTACAAAAAGATGTAAATTGGATTATTGATGATTCATCCTTGGCTAGTATTGCAAACTTAATTAGTAAAGAAACTAAAATAACTGCAATAAAAGCAGGGGAACTATCATTAACAGCAACATTCGAAGACTTAACAGCAACCAAAAAAATTTCTATTACAGAGATAGAAGTATCAGATGAGTACATAAAGGTATTTTTTAAATCCCCTTGGGATACAGCAAAGATATATTATTGGGCTACAGAACCTGCATTGCCTTCAGTTAACTGGCCAGGAGTAAATATGACTCTTGAAGGGGATGGATGGTATAGTTACACTCTTGATGGAATAGAAGCAGCAAACTTAATATTTAACAATGGTTATGGTTCTCAAACAGAAGATTTAAAAAGGACTTCCGGAGAATGGTTTTATTATAATAATAGTTGGACGGATAAAGATCCAAGAATAGATATAACACCACCAATAATTACTGCAAACCCAAAGCCGGGAATATATGAAGAGGATACCCTAATTTTAAGTCTAACTGCAAAGGATAATGCAGATATAAATCCCAAAATATATTACACTACTGATGGGTCAGAACCAACTATTAATAGTGATTTATACAAAGAAGATATTATAATAAACAAAGATACAATCATAAAGGCAATAGCTGTTGATAAAGCAGGAAATACGTCCACAGTTTATGTTTTGGAATACACATTAAATCAGGATACAACACCCCCTGTCGTAGTGGCAAATCCACCATCAGGAAGATATTTAACAGCTCAAAACGTAACTTTTACAGTTTCGGATAATAAAGATTCTTCACCTAAACTTTATCTTTCAACTGATGGAAGAACTCCAGAGTTAACGGACGTTTTTTTGTATAATGGGCAAACGATTGCACTAAATAAAGATACAGTTATACGCACGATTGCCATAGATGCCTCTGGAAATAAAACGGAAAATTATTTTACCTATAATATAGGAGAATATAAATCGGAAGATTTCAGGGAAGAGACGATATATTTTGTTATGACAACGAGATTCTATGATGGAGATCCATCTAATAACGTTCATTGCTGGGATGATGAACAGGCAAAAAATCCGGATAGTGATCCTGCTTGGAGAGGAGATTTTAAAGGTCTTACCGAAAAGCTTGATTATATTAAAGCTTTAGGATTTAGTGCGATATGGGTAACACCTCCAGTTAAAAATGCCAGTGGATATGACTACCATGGCTACCACGCAATCAATTTTAGCGAAATAGACCCTAGGTATAAAACAAAATACGATAATTCAGCAGAAGAAGCATATCAGAAATTCATCGATGCAGCCCATTCAAAAGGTATGAAAGTAATTCAAGATATAGTTCTTAATCATACCGGAAACTTTGGAGAAGAAAATATCTTCCCAATGTTTACTAGAAACGATACGACTGGGCTAAACGAACCGATAGAAGAAGCCTTAACAAGGATTGATAATGGTAGATTACCAGATAATTATGATAGCTTAAATCCGAATATTCAATATGGTGCAAGAATTGATGCGATGAAGGAAGATAAAAACGATATAAATCATATTTATCACCATGAAAAAAGTTTGGATTGGGAAGGATATACTTGTCAAACCGGACAAATTGCCGGGGATTGTGTAGATTTAAATACAGAAAATCCATATGTTGCGGATTATTTAGTTGATGCCTATGCTAAATATATCAATATGGGGGTTGACGCTTTTAGAATTGATACCGTAAAACATGTATCAAGATTAACTTTTAACAATGAGTTCATACCTAAGCTACAGGCTGTAGGAGGAGAAAATTTCTACATGTTTGGTGAGGTTTGTACAAGAGTAAGGGATGTTTGGAATAGAGATAATCCAGCACTTTCAACACCTTTTTACACATGGAAGGAATCAAAAAATTATTCATGGGGTGATAGACTTACTAATGAGGCCAGCGTGGAACAAAATTACTATGATAACCAATCAGTATCTACTCAGCCATCTAGTGATAATACATTTTTGAGAGGAAATACCTATCATACCCCTGATATAAGCATGAAATCGGGACTTGATGTTATCGATTTCCCTATGCATTGGAATTTTGCAGATGCAAGGGATGCATTTAGAGTAGCTATTTATGGGGATTCAACTTATAATGATGCAACGTGGAATGTGGTATACGTTGACTCCCATGATTATGCTCCGGATTGTGCACCGGAAAACCAAAGATTTGCTTTAGGCCAAGATGTTTGGGCTGAGAATTTAAGTTTAACCTTTACATTTAGGGGTATTCCTTGCTTATATTATGGAAGTGAAATAGAATTCCAAAAAGGTAAACCTATTGACGTAGGTCCTAATGCTCCATTGAGTCAAACAGGCAGGGCGTACTTCGGAGACTATATAGAAGGAAATGTTCAGGTAAGTGATTTTGGAGTATATTCTAATGCGACAGGAACAATGGCTGAGACTTTAAGTCATCCTTTAGCACAGCATATAACCCGATTGAATAGAATAAGAAGAGAAATACCGGCATTACAAAAAGGGCAATATTCAGTGCAAGATATCAATGGCGGTGGAATGGCCTTTAAGAGAAGATATACAGAGAACGGAGTAGATAGTTTTGCTCTAGTTACTATTTCAGGAAATGCTACATTTAACAATATTCCTAATGGAAAATATGTAGATGCAATAACCGGGCAAGTGATTCATGTAACGAATGGTAGCCTTAGTGCAAATTGTAATGGAAAGGGAAATATGAGGATATTTGTACTGGATACACCACAAAATCCTGCTCCAGGCAAAATAGGAAACGATACTAGATACTTATATTAA
- a CDS encoding molecular chaperone HscC: protein MIIGIDLGTTNSLVAYFTENGPKIIPNRLGKNLTPSVVSMDEDGQIYVGETAKERRLLCPDRSAYIFKRDMGSKKEFQLKDKMFSAEELSSFILRSLKEDAEVFLGQEVTEAVISVPAYFNNARRKATKRAGELAGLKVERIISEPTAAAIAYGLYQNNRDMRFLVFDLGGGTFDVSILELFQNILEVHAVAGDNFLGGEDFTEVLENMFLSEKNIDPKEIDHKTLVHIKKQSEKCKKRFRTEKNPIMSCKINDEIIDMMVDIEKYEKRCEKLLERIKDPIKRSLSDANLKLSDIDQVIMIGGATRLPIIHKLVSKLFRVLPNVSIDPDEAVALGAAIQGAMKERNEAIKEVVLTDVCPFTLGTEVVREIEEGRFESGYFCPIIERNTVIPASRTERLYTVRNNQTKIRINVLQGESRFASNNLSIGEITVEVPKSKAGQEGIDVTYTYDINSILEVQIKVVSTGEIKKAIIKGQNVDMTDDEIEKRMEELSYLKIHPREQEANKLLLLKAERLYEESIGDIRKKLEYELTKFDEILNKKDKYKIEKGRKRLQDIIDEILKEIDF from the coding sequence ATGATTATAGGCATTGACTTGGGAACAACTAATAGCTTGGTAGCATATTTTACGGAAAATGGACCTAAAATAATCCCTAATCGATTAGGGAAGAACCTTACACCATCGGTAGTTAGCATGGATGAAGATGGGCAGATTTATGTAGGAGAAACAGCTAAAGAAAGAAGGCTTTTATGTCCTGATAGAAGTGCTTATATTTTTAAAAGGGATATGGGAAGTAAAAAGGAGTTTCAGTTGAAGGATAAGATGTTTTCCGCCGAGGAACTATCTTCATTTATTCTTCGTTCACTTAAAGAGGATGCAGAAGTTTTTTTAGGTCAAGAGGTAACAGAAGCAGTAATCAGTGTTCCAGCATACTTTAATAATGCTAGAAGGAAGGCAACTAAAAGAGCTGGCGAACTGGCCGGTCTTAAGGTAGAGCGGATTATTAGTGAGCCTACAGCAGCGGCAATAGCTTACGGTTTGTATCAAAACAATAGGGATATGAGGTTCTTGGTTTTTGATTTAGGGGGAGGAACCTTTGATGTATCAATTCTAGAACTTTTTCAAAACATATTAGAAGTCCATGCTGTAGCAGGAGATAATTTTCTTGGAGGAGAAGATTTTACAGAGGTACTGGAGAATATGTTCCTAAGTGAAAAAAATATAGATCCTAAGGAAATAGACCATAAGACATTAGTACATATTAAAAAGCAGTCAGAAAAGTGTAAAAAGAGGTTTAGGACAGAAAAGAATCCTATTATGTCTTGTAAGATTAATGACGAAATTATAGATATGATGGTAGATATAGAAAAGTATGAAAAAAGATGTGAGAAGTTATTAGAAAGAATTAAAGACCCTATTAAAAGAAGTTTATCCGATGCTAATTTAAAGCTTTCGGATATAGATCAGGTAATAATGATAGGAGGAGCGACAAGACTGCCAATAATCCATAAACTCGTTAGTAAACTATTTAGGGTACTTCCTAATGTCAGCATAGATCCAGATGAAGCTGTTGCCCTAGGGGCAGCCATTCAGGGGGCAATGAAGGAAAGAAACGAAGCGATAAAGGAAGTAGTTTTAACCGATGTATGTCCTTTTACCCTAGGCACAGAAGTTGTAAGGGAAATAGAAGAAGGGCGATTTGAATCAGGCTATTTTTGCCCGATTATAGAAAGAAATACGGTTATCCCGGCTAGTAGAACGGAACGACTATATACCGTAAGGAATAATCAAACTAAAATCCGAATAAATGTACTCCAGGGGGAAAGTCGCTTTGCATCTAATAATTTATCCATAGGAGAAATAACCGTAGAAGTTCCTAAATCAAAAGCAGGGCAAGAAGGAATAGATGTGACCTATACCTATGATATTAACTCAATATTAGAAGTCCAGATTAAGGTTGTTTCAACGGGGGAAATTAAAAAGGCAATTATAAAAGGTCAAAATGTAGATATGACAGATGATGAAATAGAAAAAAGGATGGAAGAATTATCATATCTTAAAATACATCCAAGAGAACAAGAAGCCAATAAGCTTTTATTATTAAAGGCAGAAAGGCTTTATGAAGAAAGTATAGGGGATATTAGAAAGAAATTAGAATACGAACTTACTAAATTTGATGAGATTCTTAATAAAAAAGACAAATATAAGATAGAAAAAGGACGAAAAAGGCTCCAAGATATAATAGATGAGATATTAAAAGAAATAGATTTCTAA
- the serS gene encoding serine--tRNA ligase encodes MLDLKFLRENPEIVKQNIKNKFQDSKLPLVDEVIALDLENRATQQEADDLRAQRNKISKQIGGLMAQGKKGEAEELKSQVAANSKYLTELEAKEGELAEKIKNIMMIIPNIIDPSVPIGKDDSENVEVQRYGEPIVPNFEIPYHVEIIEKLNGIDLDSARKVAGNGFYYLLGDIARLHSAVISYARDFMIDRGFTYCIPPFMIRSDVVTGVMSFDEMEAMMYKIEGEDLFLIGTSEHSMIGKYIDTIVQEDSLPHTLTSYSPCFRKEKGAHGIEERGVYRIHQFEKQEMIVVCKPEDSNMWFDKLWQNTVDLFRSLDIPVRTLECCSGDLADLKVKSVDVEAWSPRQQKYFEVGSCSNLGDAQARRLKIRVFGEDGRYFAHTLNNTVVAPPRMLIAFLENNLNADGSINIPTALQPYMGGKDKIK; translated from the coding sequence ATGTTAGATTTAAAATTCTTAAGGGAAAACCCAGAAATCGTAAAGCAAAACATTAAAAACAAGTTCCAAGATAGTAAATTACCCCTAGTGGATGAAGTTATCGCCCTAGACTTGGAGAACAGGGCTACCCAACAGGAAGCTGACGACCTAAGGGCACAAAGAAATAAAATTTCAAAACAAATTGGTGGTTTGATGGCTCAAGGAAAAAAAGGTGAAGCTGAAGAACTAAAAAGTCAAGTAGCAGCTAACTCAAAATATCTAACAGAATTAGAAGCTAAAGAAGGTGAATTAGCAGAAAAAATCAAAAACATAATGATGATCATACCAAATATAATCGATCCTAGCGTACCTATTGGAAAAGATGACAGTGAAAATGTAGAAGTACAGCGTTACGGTGAACCTATCGTGCCTAACTTCGAAATCCCTTACCATGTAGAAATCATAGAAAAACTCAATGGTATTGATTTGGACAGTGCTAGAAAGGTTGCTGGTAATGGTTTTTACTATCTTTTAGGGGATATTGCAAGGCTTCATTCTGCAGTTATTTCCTATGCAAGAGACTTTATGATTGATAGGGGCTTTACCTACTGCATCCCTCCTTTTATGATTCGCAGTGACGTAGTTACTGGTGTTATGAGCTTCGATGAAATGGAGGCAATGATGTATAAGATAGAAGGGGAAGACCTATTCCTAATTGGAACTAGTGAGCATTCGATGATAGGTAAATACATTGATACTATCGTTCAAGAAGATTCTCTGCCCCATACCTTAACTAGTTACTCACCTTGCTTTAGAAAAGAAAAAGGAGCCCATGGAATAGAGGAAAGAGGGGTATACCGTATCCATCAATTTGAAAAACAAGAAATGATAGTTGTATGTAAGCCTGAAGATAGTAATATGTGGTTTGATAAACTTTGGCAAAACACTGTGGATTTATTCCGCTCCCTTGATATTCCTGTAAGAACCTTAGAATGCTGTTCCGGTGATCTAGCAGACCTAAAGGTAAAGTCTGTAGATGTAGAAGCTTGGTCCCCAAGACAACAAAAGTATTTCGAGGTGGGAAGCTGTTCTAATCTAGGGGATGCCCAAGCCCGTCGCCTAAAAATTCGTGTTTTTGGAGAAGATGGCAGATATTTTGCTCATACCCTAAATAACACCGTAGTTGCTCCTCCAAGAATGCTCATAGCTTTTTTAGAAAACAATCTAAATGCCGATGGCTCTATAAACATTCCAACTGCCCTACAACCGTATATGGGTGGAAAAGACAAAATAAAATAG